A window of the Tiliqua scincoides isolate rTilSci1 chromosome 5, rTilSci1.hap2, whole genome shotgun sequence genome harbors these coding sequences:
- the LOC136653079 gene encoding LOW QUALITY PROTEIN: olfactory receptor 5AR1-like (The sequence of the model RefSeq protein was modified relative to this genomic sequence to represent the inferred CDS: substituted 1 base at 1 genomic stop codon), translating into MVQNGTDVTEFILLGLSSDPEVQLILFGLFLLCYLVALGVNTLILLITALDSRLHNPIYFFLGNLSVVDIGFTSSTVPKMLISYLSQDKRISLAGCFSQMYFFISFGGIECLLLGAMAXDRYAAICHPLHYGVFMNPKMCVWLAASAWFLGLVNSGVHSGMMSLLSFCQDNVIRHFFCDVPPLFQLSCCDTQANQIATFVVGGGVIMGSFLVTLVSYVYIVSAIVRIRTKEGRLKAFSTSVSHLTVVNIYFGTIIFTYIRPNSTYSQEQDQILSVLYVILTPMLNPIIYSLRNKNVQGALRKAMGRA; encoded by the coding sequence ATGGTGCAGAATGGCACAGATGTTACTGAATTTATACTCCTGGGGCTCTCCAGTGACCCAGAGGTCCAACTCATTCTCTTtggtctctttctcctttgctactTGGTGGCCCTAGGTGTAAACACTCTCATTCTTCTCATCACCGCTTTGGACAGCAGACTGCACAACCCCATCTATTTCTTTCTGGGTAATCTCTCTGTTGTGGACATTGGGTTCACATCTTCCACTGTTCCCAAGATGCTGATAAGTTATCTCTCTCAGGACAAgcgaatctcccttgctggttGCTTCTCCCAAATGTATTTCTTCATCTCCTTTGGTGGCATTGAATGCCTCCTGCTGGGTGCGATGGCATAGGACCGGTATGCTGCCATTTGCCACCCACTGCACTATGGTGTATTCATGAACCCCAAAATGTGTGTGTGGCTGGCAGCATCTGCCTGGTTTTTGGGCTTGGTTAACTCTGGTGTGCACTCTGGCATGATgtcccttttgtctttctgcCAGGACAATGTCATCCGACACTTCTTTTGTGACGTCCCACCCCTATTTCAGCTCTCCTGTTGTGACACTCAGGCCAATCAAATTGCGACCTTTGTGGTGGGCGGAGGTGTGATCATGGGTTCATTTCTGGTTACTCTGGTGTCGTACGTCTATATAGTTTCTGCCATTGTCAGGATCCGCACCAAGGAAGGGCGTCTCAAGGCCTTTTCTACCTCTGTTTCTCACCTGACTGTGGTCAACATCTACTTTGGCACCATCATCTTCACATACATCCGTCCCAACTCCACATACTCCCAGGAGCAGGATCAGATTTTGTCTGTGCTATACGTGATTCTCACACCAATGCTTAATCCGATCATCTATAGCTTGAGAAACAAGAATGTGCAAGGGGCACTCCGGAAAGCCATGGGGAGGGCATAA